The following proteins are encoded in a genomic region of Candidatus Acidiferrales bacterium:
- a CDS encoding iron ABC transporter permease, whose translation MATPTVNLPGLTRRRLLVICGILAGTLAVTSLVSLSLGAVSIPVWQVLTAMIKWVIGAQDSIPSEYRLILFEIRGPRIVLGMLVGAALAVAGASFQALLRNPLADPYVLGVSSGAALGAIVILIIGRPAEPFLPLAAFLGAGATIAVVYWLGQKAGQLESNTLLLAGVITASFLSAVIMFLMTTLSGRELRGAAFWLMGDLSTPSPLWLLWLFGVLLVGAVGFVYGVAADLNVLLAGEREATHLGVDVARTKTLVYLCASLMTGLAVSASGSIGYVGLLVPHLVRLLFSSDYRVLIPSSALLGAMLIVLADTLARTVVAPTELPVGAVTAIAGAPLFIYLLRKRSMG comes from the coding sequence ATGGCTACGCCGACCGTGAACTTGCCTGGCCTGACGCGACGGCGATTGCTGGTCATCTGCGGCATCCTGGCGGGAACGCTGGCGGTCACGAGCCTCGTCTCGCTCTCGCTGGGCGCCGTTTCCATTCCGGTGTGGCAAGTATTGACGGCGATGATCAAGTGGGTGATCGGGGCGCAGGATTCCATCCCGAGCGAATACCGGCTGATCCTCTTCGAGATTCGGGGCCCGAGAATCGTGCTGGGCATGCTGGTGGGGGCGGCGCTGGCGGTTGCGGGAGCATCGTTCCAGGCGCTGTTGCGGAATCCGCTGGCCGACCCGTACGTGCTTGGGGTTTCGAGCGGGGCCGCCCTGGGAGCGATCGTGATACTCATCATCGGCCGGCCCGCCGAGCCTTTTCTTCCGCTGGCTGCTTTTTTGGGAGCCGGCGCGACCATCGCGGTGGTGTACTGGCTGGGGCAGAAAGCGGGCCAACTGGAAAGCAACACCCTTCTCCTGGCCGGGGTGATCACGGCGTCGTTTCTTTCCGCGGTCATCATGTTCCTGATGACCACGCTCAGCGGGCGTGAACTGCGCGGCGCGGCGTTCTGGCTGATGGGCGATTTGAGCACCCCTTCTCCCCTTTGGCTCCTCTGGCTTTTTGGCGTGCTCCTGGTTGGCGCGGTGGGATTTGTGTATGGGGTGGCCGCCGATCTCAACGTGCTTCTGGCCGGCGAACGCGAGGCCACCCACCTCGGCGTGGATGTCGCCCGAACAAAAACGCTGGTCTATCTCTGCGCGTCGTTGATGACCGGGCTGGCAGTTTCGGCAAGCGGCTCGATTGGCTACGTCGGATTGCTCGTGCCCCACCTGGTGAGGCTGCTTTTTAGCTCCGATTATCGCGTCCTGATTCCCTCGTCAGCCCTCCTGGGAGCGATGCTGATTGTCCTGGCGGATACGCTCGCGCGAACGGTTGTCGCTCCGACCGAGTTGCCCGTGGGGGCGGTGACCGCCATAGCCGGCGCGCCGCTATTCATCTATCTCTTGAGGAAGAGGAGCATGGGATGA
- a CDS encoding diphthine--ammonia ligase: MKEKMLLSWSGGKDSSMTLYEIQQTQNYEIAALLTTVTDGYDRISMHGVRQTLLERQAESLGLTLHKIYLSMNATNKEYESKMETALELYQKNGVASVAFGDIFLEDLRQYREQNLSKIGMKGLFPIWKRNTSDLVRTFVNVGFKAIVVCVDSKVLDQSFAGKLIDDDFLHQLPPGIDPCGENGEFHSFVFGGPIFKGEVSFTLGDVVLRDSFYFCDLVPVE; encoded by the coding sequence ATGAAAGAAAAGATGCTCTTATCGTGGAGTGGTGGGAAAGATAGTTCGATGACTCTCTATGAGATTCAACAAACTCAGAATTATGAGATCGCTGCCCTGTTGACCACAGTCACTGATGGTTACGACAGAATCAGCATGCATGGTGTCCGCCAAACGCTGCTCGAACGTCAGGCCGAGTCTCTCGGCCTGACGCTGCACAAGATTTACCTTTCGATGAACGCCACGAACAAAGAGTATGAATCTAAAATGGAAACGGCGCTCGAGCTGTATCAGAAGAACGGCGTCGCATCTGTAGCCTTCGGAGATATCTTTCTGGAGGACCTGCGACAATATCGGGAACAGAATCTCTCCAAGATAGGTATGAAGGGCCTGTTTCCCATTTGGAAACGCAATACCAGCGACCTGGTGAGGACATTCGTAAATGTAGGCTTCAAGGCGATTGTTGTTTGCGTGGATTCCAAAGTTCTCGACCAATCATTTGCCGGAAAACTAATTGATGATGATTTTCTTCATCAACTTCCTCCCGGTATTGATCCGTGTGGTGAGAACGGAGAGTTTCATTCTTTTGTATTCGGGGGTCCGATATTCAAGGGCGAAGTGAGCTTTACATTAGGCGATGTCGTCCTAAGAGACTCGTTCTACTTTTGCGATTTAGTACCGGTTGAGTGA
- a CDS encoding TonB-dependent receptor, which produces MTTRLVSLGLLVSLLGLLPASLHSQVSPRALTGVVLDPSRNTVPRATVRLLDPAGVEVVQTLTDTQGRFRFDGLTQASYTLGVEMVGFEAVHQTARAGTEIELVLPLAPVRERVVVTATRTEAPTSQVGSSVTVIAAELLENRHSATLTELLRTVPGLTLVQSGPLGAITSVLARGGESDHNKVFIDGVPVNEPGGFLNFANFTPLNLNRVEVVRGPQSALFGSDALGSTIQLFTERGTAETARPRVSLALEGGKHATVRGTSRLTGQLDRFDYSLAAGRFLTNNADDNSAFRNTTLSGNLGAALGERTSLRLILHGDFGTAGTPGPTAFQRPDSDAFFRRRDGLVSTAFQVRLLENWNQRVNYGYSRSRQRSRNLFPDTPPFSDFLFDSLNDTRRHRGAYQSDFTFASTQILTFAFEYEREKGRLVTIFPEFPVFSPPPVVVHRTNIGGVVQHQALLLGRLYLTGGLRIESNGSFGTEATPRLSAAYFLRRAGEGLGATKLKFNFGTGIKEPSFIESFSLSPSFRGNPDLKPERVRSFDFGVEQRFARDRAKLEINWFDNRFRDLVAFFRSSFINIGRAKAKGAEVVLELVPGWGLRGVGSYTFLNSQVLESPSPSSPVIGVGRPLLRRPRHAGSLVVLWDWRRLNLTSSLVWVGRRVDSDFFAAPEPLTSNKGYTKWDLAGSYRSSHKLTYFVVFENLLNDHYMEVLGFPALKLTFRAGARVQF; this is translated from the coding sequence ATGACGACTCGCCTGGTTTCACTTGGTCTTCTGGTTAGTCTGCTGGGGCTGCTGCCCGCTTCTCTGCATTCGCAAGTTTCCCCAAGAGCTCTAACCGGGGTTGTGCTTGACCCCAGCCGCAACACGGTACCGCGGGCCACCGTGCGCCTGCTCGACCCGGCTGGGGTGGAAGTGGTACAGACGCTCACTGACACGCAGGGCCGGTTCCGTTTTGACGGTTTGACGCAGGCTAGCTATACGCTCGGCGTCGAGATGGTCGGCTTCGAAGCGGTTCACCAAACTGCTCGCGCCGGCACAGAGATTGAGCTGGTGCTCCCGCTGGCGCCGGTTCGTGAGCGCGTGGTGGTGACAGCGACCCGTACCGAAGCCCCCACCAGCCAGGTGGGCAGCAGTGTCACGGTCATCGCGGCTGAACTGCTCGAAAACCGCCACAGCGCCACCCTGACCGAACTCCTGCGTACCGTACCGGGACTCACCCTGGTGCAATCCGGCCCGCTGGGCGCCATCACCTCGGTGCTTGCCCGCGGCGGTGAATCCGATCACAACAAGGTGTTTATTGACGGCGTACCGGTGAACGAGCCTGGCGGGTTTTTGAACTTCGCCAATTTCACACCGCTCAATTTGAACCGCGTGGAAGTGGTGCGCGGGCCCCAGAGCGCTCTGTTTGGCTCGGATGCGCTGGGCAGCACGATTCAACTCTTCACCGAACGTGGCACGGCGGAGACGGCGCGGCCACGAGTCAGCTTGGCGCTCGAAGGTGGCAAGCACGCCACCGTGCGCGGCACCAGTCGCCTGACAGGTCAACTGGACCGGTTCGATTACTCGCTCGCGGCTGGCCGCTTCCTCACCAACAATGCTGACGACAACAGCGCCTTTCGCAACACCACGCTCTCGGGCAACCTCGGCGCGGCGCTCGGTGAACGCACTTCGCTGCGGCTGATTCTGCACGGCGACTTCGGCACCGCCGGCACGCCCGGGCCGACTGCCTTCCAGCGCCCCGACAGCGATGCTTTCTTTCGGCGGCGCGATGGTTTGGTGAGCACGGCCTTCCAGGTACGCCTCCTCGAAAACTGGAATCAACGGGTGAACTACGGGTACAGCCGCTCCCGGCAGCGGTCGAGAAATCTGTTCCCCGACACGCCTCCGTTCTCCGACTTCCTCTTCGATTCCCTGAACGATACCCGCCGCCACCGCGGCGCCTACCAGAGCGACTTCACCTTCGCCTCAACACAAATCCTTACCTTCGCCTTTGAATACGAGCGCGAAAAGGGTCGTCTGGTGACCATCTTCCCGGAGTTCCCGGTTTTCTCGCCACCGCCCGTCGTCGTCCACCGCACCAACATCGGTGGCGTCGTGCAGCACCAGGCACTGCTGTTGGGCCGGCTTTACCTCACCGGCGGCCTGCGCATCGAGTCGAACGGCAGCTTCGGAACCGAGGCCACCCCGCGCCTATCGGCGGCCTATTTTCTGCGGCGCGCGGGCGAGGGGCTCGGTGCGACCAAGTTGAAGTTCAACTTCGGCACTGGCATCAAGGAGCCGTCGTTCATCGAATCGTTCAGCTTGTCCCCGTCCTTCCGGGGCAACCCGGATCTGAAGCCCGAGCGCGTGCGGAGCTTCGACTTCGGAGTTGAGCAGCGGTTTGCCCGCGACCGGGCGAAGCTCGAGATCAATTGGTTCGACAACCGCTTCCGTGACTTAGTCGCCTTCTTCCGCAGCTCCTTCATCAATATCGGCAGGGCAAAGGCGAAAGGGGCAGAGGTGGTGCTGGAGCTTGTGCCAGGCTGGGGACTGCGTGGCGTCGGCAGCTACACCTTTCTCAATTCGCAGGTGTTAGAGTCGCCCAGCCCCAGCAGCCCGGTCATTGGCGTGGGGCGACCCTTGCTGCGCCGGCCGCGCCACGCTGGCTCGCTCGTCGTGCTGTGGGATTGGCGACGATTGAACCTGACTTCTTCCCTGGTGTGGGTGGGTCGCCGTGTTGACAGCGACTTCTTTGCCGCGCCCGAACCACTCACCAGCAACAAGGGCTACACGAAGTGGGACCTGGCCGGCAGCTATCGCAGTTCCCACAAGCTGACCTACTTCGTCGTATTTGAAAACTTGCTCAACGACCACTATATGGAGGTGCTGGGCTTTCCGGCCCTGAAGCTTACCTTCCGCGCGGGCGCGCGGGTGCAGTTCTGA
- a CDS encoding cobalamin-binding protein, with amino-acid sequence MRENFRTSLWLALALVLALKAGPELLAGPVALAARQVTDEAGRSVRLPERIERVISLAPNLTEIIYALGAENRLVGVTDYCDFPEAARAKPRVGSVLSPSAEQIVALKPDLVLATVAGNRAESVATLERLGVPVYATNPRSVDDVLASILHVGDVLGEEQAALRLASDLRHRLDALGRRLADVSLPRVLFVVWEEPLISAGRESFLTDAIARAGGQSITATFSAAWPRLSLEAALEEQPDFLIFAYHGSPAEKAAERSLRQAQLKHKPGWREFRAVRQGKVIVVSDTINRPSPRLFDAMEELARTLHPEVF; translated from the coding sequence TTGCGCGAAAATTTTCGCACGTCGCTCTGGTTGGCTTTGGCGCTTGTGCTTGCGCTCAAGGCTGGCCCGGAACTGCTCGCCGGGCCGGTGGCGCTGGCTGCCCGCCAGGTCACGGATGAGGCGGGGCGGAGCGTTCGCTTGCCGGAGCGCATCGAGCGGGTCATCTCCCTCGCGCCCAATCTCACTGAAATCATTTATGCGCTCGGCGCCGAGAATCGCCTGGTCGGCGTCACTGACTACTGCGATTTTCCTGAGGCGGCCCGAGCGAAGCCGCGTGTCGGCAGCGTGCTCAGCCCGAGCGCGGAGCAAATCGTGGCGCTCAAGCCGGACCTGGTTCTGGCTACCGTCGCGGGCAATCGCGCCGAAAGCGTGGCCACTCTTGAGAGACTGGGCGTCCCGGTTTACGCCACCAACCCGCGCTCGGTGGACGACGTTCTGGCTTCCATCCTCCATGTCGGCGACGTGCTCGGCGAAGAGCAAGCCGCGTTGCGACTGGCGAGCGATCTTCGCCATCGCCTGGATGCGCTTGGCCGGCGGCTTGCCGACGTGAGCCTCCCTCGCGTCCTTTTTGTCGTGTGGGAAGAGCCGCTGATCAGCGCCGGCCGGGAGAGTTTTTTGACCGACGCCATCGCCCGGGCCGGCGGCCAATCCATCACTGCAACTTTTTCCGCCGCTTGGCCGCGCCTTTCGCTGGAAGCGGCCCTCGAAGAGCAGCCGGATTTCCTCATCTTTGCCTATCATGGCAGTCCCGCGGAGAAGGCAGCCGAACGTTCTCTCCGGCAAGCGCAACTGAAGCATAAACCGGGCTGGCGCGAGTTCCGGGCAGTGCGACAAGGCAAGGTAATCGTGGTGAGCGACACGATCAACCGGCCGAGCCCGCGGCTGTTCGATGCCATGGAGGAACTGGCGCGCACGCTCCATCCGGAGGTTTTCTAA
- a CDS encoding ABC transporter ATP-binding protein translates to MNPFGRMANASREAGPKEKDDGSGGSSGVRLPDAAMADLSVAHGGMAVPGELRVEVMLASFAFPQFTLQPLSFTLRSGEVLAILGPNASGKSTLLGLLSGILPPLSGQVRLDGREMSGLDLRRRAQRVAVVQQESPLLFPVLVADYVLQGRHPHLRPLQLETEADYDAVARALEATSAAHLRHRWMQGLSGGEKQRVILARALAQQPEVLLLDEPTLHLDIGAQVDLLRLVRSLAARENYAVAVVTHELNLAAEFADRILLMHRGRMVRLGPPAEVFERELLEEVFETELDVLVHPATGRPRVVLRSEEITDEGGGKTPLS, encoded by the coding sequence ATGAACCCATTCGGCCGCATGGCCAATGCGTCCCGCGAGGCAGGACCGAAGGAGAAGGACGACGGCTCGGGAGGAAGCTCCGGGGTTCGTCTGCCTGATGCGGCCATGGCCGATTTGAGCGTCGCGCATGGCGGGATGGCCGTCCCGGGCGAGCTGCGTGTTGAGGTGATGCTGGCGAGCTTCGCCTTTCCTCAATTTACCCTTCAGCCGTTGAGCTTCACGCTGCGCAGCGGTGAGGTGCTGGCCATCCTTGGCCCGAACGCCTCCGGAAAGTCCACTTTGCTTGGTTTGTTGAGCGGGATCTTGCCGCCGCTCTCCGGTCAGGTCCGGCTCGACGGCCGTGAGATGAGCGGGCTCGACCTCCGCCGTCGCGCCCAAAGGGTTGCGGTGGTGCAACAGGAAAGTCCGCTGCTTTTTCCGGTGCTGGTAGCGGACTACGTGTTGCAAGGCCGACATCCCCATTTGCGCCCGCTGCAACTGGAAACGGAAGCGGACTATGACGCCGTCGCCAGGGCGCTTGAAGCAACGTCGGCCGCTCATCTCCGCCATCGCTGGATGCAGGGGCTTTCCGGCGGGGAAAAACAGCGGGTGATCCTGGCGCGAGCGCTGGCGCAGCAACCCGAGGTGCTGTTGCTCGACGAACCGACGCTCCACCTGGACATCGGCGCCCAGGTGGACTTGTTGCGGCTGGTGCGGTCGCTGGCCGCCAGGGAGAACTACGCGGTCGCGGTCGTCACTCACGAGCTGAATCTTGCGGCGGAATTTGCCGATCGCATCCTGCTGATGCACCGGGGTCGGATGGTTCGACTGGGGCCACCGGCTGAAGTCTTCGAGCGCGAACTGCTGGAAGAGGTCTTCGAGACCGAACTCGATGTGCTGGTTCATCCCGCGACCGGCCGTCCGCGCGTAGTTTTACGGTCGGAAGAAATCACGGACGAAGGAGGTGGTAAGACCCCACTGAGTTGA